Proteins encoded together in one Coffea arabica cultivar ET-39 chromosome 2c, Coffea Arabica ET-39 HiFi, whole genome shotgun sequence window:
- the LOC140003797 gene encoding cytochrome b561 and DOMON domain-containing protein At3g61750-like isoform X2 has translation MDLNSSFRISPTQLFIFFLVLFYSEKSNVAADGSPGIDGEALCSGDMSSFLPLPYGKLPNMVCKRLWNSFVLRYSQTEGNVVTIVLSTVYTTGWAGIGFSKDGMMLNSSCMAGWVNVEGHARIKQYYVEGFTPSAVKPDKGELPLTNVPPYVALNGARIYLAFQLKYPVPLKRQPILLAYASAYPQHHHLSLHDDKTTITFDFSSDSAPSPSGTFYRVDDMRKTHGALSVLGWGLFLPYGAIVARYLRHRDPLWYYIHLVIEFLGFILGVAAAVVGLSLSHMLQVDIVGHKTIGIFVLVLSILQVLAFFARPSRDSKNRKYWNWYHSWTGRTAIFLAAVNIILGIHIADAGPGWKISYGFLLGLTLIACIFLETMSRLRGSDDSKFPPSFQMNGS, from the exons ATGGATTTAAATTCAAGCTTCAGAATTTCACCGACGCAGTTGTTCATTTTTTTCCTGGTTTTGTTTTATTCAGAAAAATCAAATGTCGCGGCAGATGGTTCCCCTGGTATCGATGGTGAAGCACTCTGCAGCGGTGATATGTCTTCATTCCTTCCCCTTCCATATGGCAAATTGCCGAATATGGTTTGTAAACGGCTATGGAATTCATTCGTCCTACGA TATTCCCAGACAGAAGGCAATGTTGTCACAATTGTACTATCAACTGTATACACCACTGGATGGGCAGGCATAGGTTTTTCGAAAGATGGGATGATGCTAAATTCTAGCTGTATGGCCGGATGGGTGAATGTTGAAGGTCATGCAAGGATTAAGCAGTATTATGTAGAAGGCTTCACCCCTTCAGCTGTGAAGCCTGATAAAGGTGAACTGCCTCTGACCAACGTTCCACCATATGTTGCACTAAATGGAGCAAGGATATATTTGGCCTTCCAATTGAAATATCCAGTTCCTCTAAAGAGACAACCAATTTTATTAGCTTATGCAAGTGCCTATCCGCAGCACCACCATCTCTCTCTTCATGATGACAAAACAACAATAACGTTTGACTTTTCTTCAG ATTCTGCACCCTCTCCCTCTGGTACATTTTATAGAGTTGATGACATGAGGAAAACTCATGGGGCGTTGAGCGTACTGGGTTGGGGTCTATTTCTCCCTTATGGAGCAATTGTTGCGAGATACCTGAGGCACAGGGATCCTTTGTGGTACTATATTCATTTAGTAATTGAATTTCTAGGCTTCATACTGGGAGTTGCTGCAGCTGTTGTCGGACTTTCGCTCAGCCACATGCTGCAGGTAGATATTGTTGGACATAAAACCATTGGGATTTTTGTGCTTGTCCTCAGCATCCTTCAG GTTTTGGCATTCTTTGCACGACCGAGTAGAGATAGCAAAAACCGCAAGTACTGGAATTGGTATCATAGCTGGACTGGAAGGACTGCTATCTTTCTAGCAGCTGTCAACATAATACTAGGGATTCATATTGCAGATGCCGGACCAGGATGGAAGATAAGTTATGGTTTTCTTCTTGGTCTAACCTTGATTGCGTGTATCTTTCTGGAAACAATGTCTAGGCTCAGAGGATCTGATGACAGTAAATTTCCTCCATCCTTCCAGATGAATGGCAGTTAG
- the LOC140003797 gene encoding cytochrome b561 and DOMON domain-containing protein At3g61750-like isoform X1, which yields MDLNSSFRISPTQLFIFFLVLFYSEKSNVAADGSPGIDGEALCSGDMSSFLPLPYGKLPNMVCKRLWNSFVLRYSQTEGNVVTIVLSTVYTTGWAGIGFSKDGMMLNSSCMAGWVNVEGHARIKQYYVEGFTPSAVKPDKGELPLTNVPPYVALNGARIYLAFQLKYPVPLKRQPILLAYASAYPQHHHLSLHDDKTTITFDFSSGNSDSAPSPSGTFYRVDDMRKTHGALSVLGWGLFLPYGAIVARYLRHRDPLWYYIHLVIEFLGFILGVAAAVVGLSLSHMLQVDIVGHKTIGIFVLVLSILQVLAFFARPSRDSKNRKYWNWYHSWTGRTAIFLAAVNIILGIHIADAGPGWKISYGFLLGLTLIACIFLETMSRLRGSDDSKFPPSFQMNGS from the exons ATGGATTTAAATTCAAGCTTCAGAATTTCACCGACGCAGTTGTTCATTTTTTTCCTGGTTTTGTTTTATTCAGAAAAATCAAATGTCGCGGCAGATGGTTCCCCTGGTATCGATGGTGAAGCACTCTGCAGCGGTGATATGTCTTCATTCCTTCCCCTTCCATATGGCAAATTGCCGAATATGGTTTGTAAACGGCTATGGAATTCATTCGTCCTACGA TATTCCCAGACAGAAGGCAATGTTGTCACAATTGTACTATCAACTGTATACACCACTGGATGGGCAGGCATAGGTTTTTCGAAAGATGGGATGATGCTAAATTCTAGCTGTATGGCCGGATGGGTGAATGTTGAAGGTCATGCAAGGATTAAGCAGTATTATGTAGAAGGCTTCACCCCTTCAGCTGTGAAGCCTGATAAAGGTGAACTGCCTCTGACCAACGTTCCACCATATGTTGCACTAAATGGAGCAAGGATATATTTGGCCTTCCAATTGAAATATCCAGTTCCTCTAAAGAGACAACCAATTTTATTAGCTTATGCAAGTGCCTATCCGCAGCACCACCATCTCTCTCTTCATGATGACAAAACAACAATAACGTTTGACTTTTCTTCAG GGAATTCAGATTCTGCACCCTCTCCCTCTGGTACATTTTATAGAGTTGATGACATGAGGAAAACTCATGGGGCGTTGAGCGTACTGGGTTGGGGTCTATTTCTCCCTTATGGAGCAATTGTTGCGAGATACCTGAGGCACAGGGATCCTTTGTGGTACTATATTCATTTAGTAATTGAATTTCTAGGCTTCATACTGGGAGTTGCTGCAGCTGTTGTCGGACTTTCGCTCAGCCACATGCTGCAGGTAGATATTGTTGGACATAAAACCATTGGGATTTTTGTGCTTGTCCTCAGCATCCTTCAG GTTTTGGCATTCTTTGCACGACCGAGTAGAGATAGCAAAAACCGCAAGTACTGGAATTGGTATCATAGCTGGACTGGAAGGACTGCTATCTTTCTAGCAGCTGTCAACATAATACTAGGGATTCATATTGCAGATGCCGGACCAGGATGGAAGATAAGTTATGGTTTTCTTCTTGGTCTAACCTTGATTGCGTGTATCTTTCTGGAAACAATGTCTAGGCTCAGAGGATCTGATGACAGTAAATTTCCTCCATCCTTCCAGATGAATGGCAGTTAG
- the LOC113729682 gene encoding uncharacterized protein — MEWSAKYATNAYLDALKLCGKHRENCNPGECQKEPESTEFISALAAGMRAQLMVEVASEVSPATVALAAAARQTGGKLVCILPEVKENKSQQLIEESGLNDMVEFETGDPVDVLHNYENIDFSLIDCTSDNYKKLLDQLDVNPRRSVVVANNLVEGCKGLEGHLRGVEKEAKVRSIKYPIGKGMEITLIGKFSDHNKREKGRGSLSRAEKKGGIVKKTDKSKWIVKVDEKSGEENFYRLSPR, encoded by the exons atGGAATGGTCAGCAAAATATGCGACAAATGCATATCTCGATGCCCTCAAACTG TGCGGTAAACACAGGGAGAACTGCAACCCTGGTGAATGTCAGAAAGAGCCTGAGAGCACTGAATTCATATCGGCATTAGCTGCAGGCATGCGTGCGCAGCTAATGGTTGAGGTCGCATCTGAAGTCTCTCCAGCAACGGTGGCATTAGCAGCAGCCGCCCGCCAAACCGGAGGCAAACTTGTGTGCATTCTTCCAGAAGTAAAAGAGAACAAATCCCAGCAATTGATTGAAGAATCAGGGCTGAATGACATGGTAGAGTTTGAAACTGGAGACCCTGTTGATGTATTGCACAATTATGAGAACATTGATTTCTCTCTGATTGATTGCACGAGTGATAATTACAAGAAGTTATTGGACCAGCTGGATGTGAATCCAAGAAGATCAGTGGTGGTGGCAAATAATTTGGTGGAAGGATGTAAAGGTTTGGAAGGCCATCTGAGAGGCGTTGAGAAAGAGGCTAAAGTGAGGTCCATAAAGTATCCCATAGGCAAAGGGATGGAGATAACATTGATAGGAAAGTTCAGCGATCATAATAAAAGGGAAAAGGGCCGGGGAAGCCTCTCTAGAGCAGAGAAAAAAGGTGGTATTGTTAAGAAAACAGATAAGAGCAAATGGATAGTCAAGGTGGATGAGAAAAGTGGTGAGGAGAACTTCTACAGATTATCGCCAAGATGA
- the LOC113729516 gene encoding pathogenesis-related protein 1C translates to MSSCILAVNDSSMQNQCQGHQIQRPPPLAPPSLLTADDEAFLADHNKVRLHAGEPPLVWDSKLASYARVYAQKRKQDCDLIHSDGPYGENIFWGEGNHWGAADAVRLWVREHRYYDRATISCKPGKVCGHYTQIVWRESVRLGCARVECSNGDTFAICSYDPPGNYVGDDPFAFNDNTN, encoded by the coding sequence ATGTCATCATGCATCTTAGCAGTTAATGACTCCTCCATGCAAAACCAATGCCAAGGGCATCAAATACAACGTCCACCACCCCTGGCACCGCCATCGTTATTAACAGCAGATGATGAAGCATTTCTAGCAGACCACAACAAAGTCCGCCTCCACGCCGGCGAACCGCCTTTGGTGTGGGACTCCAAGCTGGCCTCTTATGCCCGGGTATACGCCCAAAAGCGCAAGCAAGACTGCGACTTGATCCACTCCGACGGTCCCTACGGGGAGAACATCTTCTGGGGTGAGGGAAACCACTGGGGGGCGGCCGACGCGGTGCGGCTGTGGGTGAGGGAACATCGCTACTATGACCGGGCCACAATTAGCTGCAAGCCCGGAAAAGTCTGCGGGCATTATACCCAAATCGTGTGGAGAGAGAGCGTGAGGCTGGGATGTGCTCGTGTGGAATGCTCCAATGGTGATACTTTTGCAATATGTTCCTATGATCCTCCTGGAAATTACGTTGGGGATGACCCTTTCGCTTTCAATGATAACACCAATTAG